A genomic region of bacterium contains the following coding sequences:
- a CDS encoding Gfo/Idh/MocA family oxidoreductase has protein sequence MSNRNVNRREFVRRAAAASLAFGLAGGVPAAAAELKPVRIGFVGTGNRGTGLLRDLLAVGGVEIPALCDINPDHLLGAAQVVQEGLGKRPELYDKGPEDYRRLCEREDLDLVITATPWQLHTPVMLAAMESGKYGATEVPAAITVDQCWQLVETSERTGKPCMILENECYYRYAMLVLNMLQTTDLFGELLHIEAGYQHDVRWLKGVEGKIGPGGELLWRGEHAVTRNGNLYPTHPVGPTAWCMGINRGDRFTYLVSMSTKSRGMNYKIAQMFGPDHPNAKRKYALGDINTTLLATENGLTMTLYHDTQSARPYDEIFRVQGTRGIYSRTLRKCYFEGRSPQEDAWEDDEKYYEQYDHPLWRTQGAEAVKYGHDGADYLELHQLVHAVRNGLPTPIDVYDAATWSVISPLSEMSVAAKSAAQDVPDFTRGKWKEPRQLQFFGV, from the coding sequence ATGAGCAATCGTAATGTCAACCGCCGGGAGTTCGTCCGCCGGGCGGCGGCAGCCTCACTCGCGTTCGGGTTGGCCGGCGGAGTGCCCGCCGCAGCCGCCGAGCTGAAACCGGTCCGGATCGGGTTTGTCGGGACAGGCAACCGCGGCACCGGCCTTCTGCGCGACTTGCTTGCCGTGGGCGGCGTGGAGATCCCCGCCCTGTGCGACATCAACCCGGACCACCTTCTGGGTGCGGCGCAGGTGGTGCAGGAAGGGCTGGGCAAGCGGCCGGAGCTTTACGACAAGGGCCCGGAGGACTACCGTCGACTGTGCGAGCGGGAGGATCTGGATTTGGTCATTACCGCCACCCCCTGGCAGCTTCACACCCCGGTGATGTTAGCCGCGATGGAGTCGGGCAAGTACGGGGCGACCGAGGTGCCGGCCGCGATCACGGTGGACCAGTGCTGGCAACTGGTCGAGACCAGCGAGCGCACCGGCAAGCCCTGCATGATCTTGGAGAACGAGTGCTACTACCGTTATGCCATGCTCGTGCTGAACATGCTCCAGACCACCGACCTGTTCGGCGAGCTGCTGCATATCGAGGCGGGCTACCAGCACGACGTGCGCTGGTTGAAAGGCGTAGAGGGCAAGATCGGCCCCGGAGGCGAGTTGCTTTGGCGCGGCGAGCACGCGGTCACACGCAACGGCAACCTCTACCCAACCCATCCGGTAGGCCCCACGGCATGGTGCATGGGGATAAACCGCGGTGACCGTTTCACCTACCTGGTCTCGATGAGCACCAAGAGCCGGGGGATGAACTACAAGATCGCCCAGATGTTCGGGCCCGACCATCCCAACGCCAAGCGCAAGTACGCCCTGGGGGATATCAACACCACGCTGCTCGCCACTGAGAACGGCCTGACCATGACCCTCTACCACGACACCCAGTCAGCGCGGCCCTACGATGAGATTTTCAGGGTCCAGGGCACCCGCGGCATCTACAGCCGCACCCTGCGCAAGTGCTATTTCGAGGGACGCAGCCCACAAGAGGATGCCTGGGAGGACGACGAGAAGTACTACGAGCAGTACGACCACCCGCTCTGGCGTACACAGGGGGCCGAGGCGGTCAAGTACGGGCACGATGGGGCCGACTACCTGGAACTGCACCAGCTCGTGCATGCGGTGCGCAACGGGCTGCCCACGCCCATCGACGTGTACGACGCCGCCACCTGGAGCGTGATCAGCCCGTTGAGCGAGATGTCGGTGGCAGCCAAGAGCGCGGCGCAGGACGTACCCGATTTTACCCGCGGCAAATGGAAAGAGCCTCGGCAGTTGCAGTTTTTCGGAGTATAG
- a CDS encoding beta-lactamase family protein: protein MKELLVSALCTLVLAAGCCNTAGTPQAKALSAPEELLSLHTRYKMKMSNDCSAGAALVRKDGKLIFEQYYGSLGHGAASAPVDSASRFPLYSISKEFGVAVLLSLVSDSLLALDDPASRYLDVLKKGPLEAVTLRQLASHTSGVTRPEDKAPADPEFSDVTLEFKPGADFHYNELGMKILGRVMEKVGGKPYEQLLGERILQPLGLESIGYLHPGDDLAHIVHTCVGLDSSFVHYSPDPYPGSGLFGTMRDVARFGQLWLDRGKVDGKPLFREDLIEQAWTNYDHFGHPYCDAEYGMMFWLCTQEHSPIMAGAAQSVAAILPDHNMVVLIGLNQFEGDPGWNRPPVEHANVARLGLVLDKLLKREAK from the coding sequence ATGAAAGAATTGCTCGTTTCGGCCCTTTGCACACTGGTCCTGGCCGCCGGCTGCTGCAACACGGCCGGCACTCCGCAGGCGAAGGCCCTGAGCGCGCCGGAGGAACTGCTGAGCCTCCACACCCGCTACAAGATGAAAATGTCCAATGACTGCAGCGCCGGAGCGGCCCTGGTGCGCAAGGACGGCAAGCTGATCTTCGAGCAGTACTACGGCAGCCTGGGCCACGGCGCGGCCTCGGCGCCGGTGGATTCGGCCTCGCGTTTCCCGCTCTACTCGATCTCCAAGGAGTTCGGCGTGGCTGTGCTGCTGAGCCTGGTGAGCGACAGCCTTCTGGCCCTGGATGACCCGGCCAGCCGCTACCTGGATGTCCTGAAAAAAGGGCCGCTGGAGGCGGTCACCCTGCGCCAGTTGGCCAGCCATACCTCCGGAGTGACCCGCCCCGAGGACAAGGCCCCGGCCGACCCGGAGTTCTCGGATGTGACCCTGGAATTCAAGCCCGGCGCCGATTTCCATTACAACGAGCTGGGCATGAAAATCCTCGGTCGGGTGATGGAGAAAGTCGGCGGCAAGCCGTACGAGCAGCTTCTGGGCGAACGTATTCTCCAGCCTCTGGGTCTGGAGAGTATCGGTTACCTGCATCCCGGGGATGATCTCGCGCACATCGTACACACCTGCGTGGGCTTAGATTCCTCTTTCGTCCACTACTCACCGGACCCATACCCCGGATCGGGACTTTTCGGCACCATGCGCGATGTGGCCCGTTTCGGCCAACTCTGGCTGGACCGCGGCAAGGTGGATGGCAAGCCGCTGTTCCGCGAGGACCTGATCGAGCAGGCCTGGACCAATTACGACCATTTCGGCCACCCGTACTGTGATGCCGAGTACGGGATGATGTTCTGGCTCTGCACCCAGGAGCACTCGCCGATCATGGCCGGGGCGGCCCAGAGTGTGGCGGCGATCCTGCCGGACCATAACATGGTGGTGCTGATTGGCCTGAACCAGTTCGAGGGCGATCCGGGCTGGAACCGCCCCCCGGTGGAGCACGCCAACGTGGCGCGCCTGGGGCTGGTCCTGGACAAACTGCTGAAACGCGAAGCGAAGTAG
- a CDS encoding chemotaxis protein CheW, producing the protein MRTQIEQPVTAFTGAVGKPENTRGGKYLTFRLGEEYYGLAILKVREIIGLMDITRMPRTPEYIRGVINLRGKVIPVMGLRDRFGMQRIEDDEQTCIVVVDILLSGRSVLMGILVDGVSEVLDIQVDEIEDSPEFGAGVETEVILGIAKARERVIMLLDIDRVLSSEDHKLLENV; encoded by the coding sequence ATGCGTACACAGATCGAACAACCCGTCACGGCGTTCACTGGAGCGGTGGGCAAGCCGGAGAACACGCGAGGGGGGAAGTACCTCACTTTCCGGCTTGGCGAGGAATACTACGGACTGGCCATACTGAAAGTCCGCGAGATAATCGGGCTGATGGATATCACCCGGATGCCCCGGACCCCGGAATACATCCGCGGCGTGATTAACCTTCGCGGCAAAGTCATTCCGGTCATGGGTCTGCGTGATCGTTTCGGGATGCAGCGGATCGAGGACGATGAGCAGACCTGTATCGTCGTGGTGGACATTCTGCTGTCAGGCCGCTCGGTGCTGATGGGTATTCTGGTGGATGGCGTATCCGAGGTCCTGGACATTCAAGTGGATGAGATCGAGGACTCTCCCGAATTCGGGGCCGGAGTGGAAACCGAGGTCATCCTCGGCATAGCCAAGGCCCGCGAGCGGGTCATCATGCTGCTCGACATCGACCGTGTCCTGTCGAGCGAGGACCACAAGCTGCTCGAAAACGTCTGA
- a CDS encoding DUF4010 domain-containing protein: protein MESLELTFQVRFFIALGLGFLLGLERETSGLAQQHQPIAGVRTYSLISMYGFGCAWLAQNGVPAVLPLGLISIVVLAGIEYAGRIREGHQGWTSSVAVLITYVIGALTLNTIIWLPLALGIISAILLSEKTRIEHFVESLKKFELFAILKFLVVTVLVLPLLPNREFTQFNLNPVGTWKIVILISTIGFVGYFLMKKFGSQYGLWLSGLLGGIVSSTAVSVAMGRMAQKSPEISAQALRSSLLASSVMYVRILLIIAIMGPGFLPLIWWRLLVLAGLGVVLSLTTGVRGGVSKSSLDSGLSNPFEISPALVFSVLFLTLQVVTILVKSHFGNSGLLILSFIVGVTDIDPFILSILSSKTISTVLVSAIIISMLGNTLIKGVYFGSLARTARRDAILRYGTLAVLHIPLVFL from the coding sequence ATGGAAAGCCTGGAGCTCACTTTTCAGGTCCGGTTTTTCATCGCCCTGGGCCTGGGTTTCCTGCTCGGACTGGAGCGGGAGACCTCGGGCCTGGCGCAGCAGCATCAGCCGATAGCCGGGGTGCGCACCTATTCCCTGATCAGCATGTACGGGTTCGGCTGCGCCTGGCTGGCCCAGAACGGTGTTCCTGCGGTGCTCCCGCTGGGCCTTATCTCGATCGTGGTCCTGGCCGGGATCGAGTACGCCGGCCGGATCCGGGAGGGACATCAGGGCTGGACCAGCTCGGTGGCTGTGCTGATCACTTACGTGATCGGCGCCCTGACCCTTAACACCATTATCTGGCTGCCCCTGGCCCTGGGTATAATCAGCGCCATCCTGCTTTCGGAAAAGACCCGCATCGAGCATTTCGTCGAGAGCCTCAAAAAATTCGAGCTGTTCGCCATCCTGAAGTTCCTGGTGGTTACGGTGCTGGTCCTGCCGCTTCTGCCCAACCGGGAATTCACCCAGTTCAACCTGAACCCGGTCGGCACCTGGAAGATTGTGATCCTCATCTCCACGATCGGGTTCGTGGGTTATTTCCTGATGAAAAAGTTTGGCAGCCAGTACGGTCTCTGGCTGTCGGGCCTTCTGGGCGGGATAGTTTCGAGCACCGCGGTGAGCGTGGCCATGGGACGCATGGCTCAGAAATCGCCCGAGATCAGCGCCCAGGCCCTGCGCAGCAGCCTTCTGGCCAGCAGCGTGATGTACGTGCGTATCCTGCTCATCATCGCGATCATGGGGCCGGGTTTCCTGCCATTGATCTGGTGGCGCCTTCTGGTGCTGGCCGGGCTGGGGGTTGTCCTTTCGCTCACCACCGGGGTGCGCGGGGGAGTGTCGAAATCCAGTCTCGACTCGGGCCTGAGCAACCCGTTCGAAATCTCGCCGGCCCTGGTGTTCTCGGTGCTGTTTCTGACCCTCCAGGTGGTGACCATCCTGGTCAAGTCGCATTTCGGCAACTCGGGCCTGCTGATCCTGTCCTTCATCGTGGGTGTGACCGACATCGACCCGTTTATCCTGTCCATCCTTTCCTCGAAGACGATCAGCACGGTGCTGGTTTCGGCCATCATAATCTCGATGCTGGGAAACACGTTGATCAAGGGCGTGTATTTCGGCTCCCTGGCGCGCACGGCCCGACGGGATGCAATCCTGCGCTACGGGACCCTGGCCGTGCTGCACATTCCGCTCGTGTTTTTGTGA